In Mastacembelus armatus chromosome 4, fMasArm1.2, whole genome shotgun sequence, the following are encoded in one genomic region:
- the abl2 gene encoding tyrosine-protein kinase ABL2 isoform X2, producing the protein MLLRCLQASSSFEEEWTALSGRHRRTGFRQGTKAGQTEALHRPFGLDSAALTEAVRWSSKENLLGAAESDPNLFVALYDFVASGDNTLSITKGEKLCVLGYNQNGEWSEVRSKNGQGWVPSNYITPVNSLEKHSWYHGPVSRSAAEYLLSSLINGSFLVRESESSPGQLSISLRYEGRVYHYRINTSSDGKVYVTSESRFATLAELVHHHSTVADGLVTTLHYPAPKCNKPTVYGVSPIHDKWEMERTDITMKHKLGGGQYGEVYVGVWKKYNLTVAVKTLKEDTMEVEEFLKEAAVMKEVKHPNLVQLLGVCTLEPPFYIVTEYMPHGNLLDYLRECDKEEVNAVVLLYMATQISSAMEYLEKKNFIHRDLAARNCLVGENHVVKVADFGLSRLMTGDTYLAHAGAKFPIKWTAPESLAYNTFSIKSDVWAFGVLLWEIATYGMSPYPGIDLSQVYDLLEKGYRMEQPEGCPPKVYELMRACWQWSPLDRPSFAEIHQAFETMFHDSSISEEVAEELCKTASSGHGGPLQSFSHDMPQLPSKSRTPHKHTENKENIEGGVDGRTEHATHGHSGWASALLGGDSRSGSSPALPRKQQPRDKSPSSLLDDAQDMGTFTRDRKTGFFSSFIKKKSSSSSSSTSSQLQQNLPTPPKRSSSFREMETQPHKKYEPTADFSAPPPLPQSDSIGGFSASPSHSHGETTQAQSRCCGATFGQKPSGGGLGSQVTSGSSWSGLAGFFTPRLIKKTLGLRTGKTASSEEGGSIVGGPKPFPRSNSTSSMSAGLPDLERMALTLPRNRSAKPPLERTASTTSQPENGGVRPSETLVRRMDEGTAQIRERPKAKLLPRGTAVGVSRAPGVGGELGELDGLSRVREGREETAGGLDRQQSWSSPSKSSSLSASSAAAPTHNHKVPVLISPTLKPSPADVHLVGLDSQGNRFKLLSEHQADRDRPRLVKPKCAPPPPPTLRSLQHSYSGDGEEQVGGAPLEVNRETSKGHRSGRMSGGATTGRPSVPPPQVPPASSSSFSATTNTTPSKMANGAATTPSFSHTAPPASSKVALRRTRQQAERAPLERVSREALLECAECLSSVLHASSESPSSSQVLDAGHQLLDCCSGYVDCIPQMRNKFAFREAVGKLELSLQELRASSSGGGGLSGVGPNTVLDNLHSCIKEISDVVQR; encoded by the exons ATGCTTTTGAGGTGCCTGCAGGCTAGCAGCAGCTTTGAGGAAGAGTGGACAGCTCTGAGCGGCCGACATCGCCGCACAGGGTTCAGACAGGGCACCAAGGCTGGACAGACAG aAGCTCTACACCGGCCTTTCGGCCTGGACTCGGCTGCACTCACGGAAGCGGTACGCTGGAGCTCCAAGGAGAACCTGCTGGGGGCGGCTGAGAGCGACCCGAACCTCTTCGTTGCACTTTATGACTTCGTCGCCAGCGGAGACAACACACTCAGCATCACTAAAG GTGAGAAGCTGTGTGTGCTGGGCTACAACCAGAATGGGGAGTGGAGTGAAGTGCGCTCTAAAAACGGCCAGGGTTGGGTGCCCTCCAACTACATCACACCGGTCAACAGTTTAGAAAAGCATAGCTGGTACCATGGGCCCGTGTCTCGCAGCGCTGCAGAGTACCTGCTGTCATCCCTCATCAATGGAAGTTTTCTGGTCCGGGAGAGCGAGAGCAGCCCAGGACAGCTGTCCATATCTCTGCGCTATGAGGGGCGAGTCTACCACTACAGGATCAACACTTCCTCTGATGGAAAG GTGTATGTGACGTCCGAGAGCCGATTTGCCACCCTGGCCGAGCTGGTCCACCACCACTCCACTGTAGCAGATGGCCTCGTCACCACACTTCACTATCCAGCACCCAAATGTAACAAGCCCACAGTGTACGGCGTGTCGCCCATCCATGACAAGTGGGAGATGGAGCGCACCGACATCACCATGAAGCACAAGCTGGGAGGAGGCCAGTATGGGGAGGTCTACGTGGGGGTGTGGAAAAAGTACAACCTTACAGTGGCTGTGAAAACACTCAAG GAGGACACCATGGAAGTTGAAGAGTTCCTGAAAGAGGCAGCAGTTATGAAGGAGGTTAAACATCCAAACCTCGTTCAGCTACTGG GTGTGTGTACATTGGAGCCTCCCTTCTACATTGTAACTGAGTACATGCCACATGGCAACCTACTGGACTACTTGAGAGAGTGTGACAAGGAGGAGGTGAACGCTGTGGTGCTGCTCTACATGGCCACACAGATCTCCTCTGCCATGGAATACTTGGAAAAGAAGAACTTCATACACAG GGACCTCGCAGCAAGGAACTGCCTAGTTGGGGAGAACCATGTTGTGAAGGTTGCAGACTTTGGCCTGAGCAGGTTGATGACTGGTGACACTTACCTTGCCCATGCTGGGGCCAAGTTCCCCATCAAATGGACTGCGCCCGAGAGCCTCGCATACAACACTTTCTCCATCAAGTCTGATGTCTGGG CATTTGGGGTGCTGCTGTGGGAAATTGCTACCTATGGAATGTCTCCATACCCTGGCATTGATCTGTCTCAGGTCTATGACCTCCTGGAAAAAGGCTATCGCATGGAGCAGCCTGAGGGCTGTCCACCCAAAGTCTACGAACTCATGAGAGCAT GCTGGCAGTGGAGCCCATTAGACCGGCCTTCGTTTGCAGAGATCCACCAGGCCTTCGAAACAATGTTCCATGACTCCAGCATCTCTGAAG AGGTAGCAGAGGAGCTGTGTAAGACGGCCTCCTCTGGTCACGGCGGACCGTTGCAGTCTTTCAGTCATGACATGCCCCAGTTGCCTTCCAAATCTCGCACACCCCACaagcacacagaaaacaaggaaaacatcGAGGGTGGAGTGGACGGGCGCACCGAGCACGCCACGCACGGCCACTCAG GCTGGGCTTCTGCACTGCTGGGAGGCGACAGCCGATCAGGCAGCTCACCAGCTCTGCCCAGGAAACAGCAGCCACGAGATAAATCTCCCAGCAGCCTTTTAGACGATGCACAGGATATGGGCACATTTACACGAGACCGCAAGACTGGCTTCTTTAGCTCCTTCATAAAGAAGAaatcttcctcttcatcttcctcaacCTCCTCTCAGCTCCAGCAGAACCTCCCGACACCACCCAAGAGGAGCAGTTCCTTTCGGGAGATGGAAACACAACCTCACAAGAAATATGAGCCCACTGCTGATTTTAGTGCTCCTCCACCTTTGCCCCAGTCGGACAGTATAGGGGGCTTCTCTGCTTCTCCTTCCCACTCTCATGGAGAAACCACCCAGGCTCAGTCACGCTGCTGTGGGGCTACTTTTGGACAGAAACCCTCTGGCGGGGGTCTTGGTTCACAAGTGACAAGTGGCAGCAGTTGGAGTGGGTTGGCGGGTTTTTTCACACCTAGACTCATCAAAAAGACCCTGGGGCTACGGACAGGAAAGACAGCTTCTTCTGAGGAGGGCGGAAGTATTGTTGGAGGGCCTAAACCCTTCCCTAGGTCCAATTCTACCTCCTCTATGTCAGCTGGGCTGCCAGACCTGGAGCGCATGGCTCTGACTTTACCCAGGAACCGCAGTGCTAAACCCCCCCTGGAAAGGACTGCCTCCACAACCTCCCAGCCAGAGAACGGGGGTGTGCGGCCCTCGGAAACTCTGGTGAGGAGGATGGATGAGGGGACAGCACAGATCAGGGAAAGGCCCAAAGCCAAGCTGCTACCCCGGGGCACTGCTGTAGGGGTGAGCAGGGCACCGGGGGTTGGGGGGGAGCTGGGGGAGTTGGACGGTCTGTCCCGGGTCAGGGAGGGTAGAGAGGAAACTGCGGGAGGCCTGGACAGGCAGCAGAGTTGGTCGTCTCCTTCCAAGTCTAGCAGTTTGAGTGCTTCATCCGCTGCAGCACCAACCCACAACCACAAAGTTCCAGTCCTAATCTCACCCACACTGAAGCCCAGCCCAGCTGATGTGCACCTGGTCGGGCTAGACTCTCAGGGGAACCGTTTCAAACTGCTGTCAGAGCACCAAGCAGACCGAGACAGGCCACGACTTGTAAAACCTAAGTGtgctcctcctccccctcccacaCTGCGGAGCCTGCAACACTCCTACAGTGGTGACGGAGAGGAGCAAGTAGGAGGAGCACCCCTAGAAGTGAACAGAGAAACGTCAAAAGGTCACAGGTCAGGGCGAATGTCAGGAGGAGCGACGACGGGCAGACCGTCAGTGCCACCACCACAAGTGCCTCCtgcatcttcctcctctttttctgccACCACCAACACGACTCCCAGCAAAATGGCCAATGGAGCCGCCACTACTCCCTCCTTCTCACACACAGCGCCCCCTGCCAGCTCCAAAGTGGCGCTGCGGAGAACTAGGCAGCAGGCGGAGAGGGCGCCCCTGGAGCGGGTCAGCCGTGAGGCCCTGCTGGAGTGTGCCGAGTGCCTGAGCAGCGTCCTCCACGCCAGCTCCGAAAGCCCTTCCAGCAGCCAGGTGCTGGACGCTGGCCACCAGCTGCTAGACTGCTGCTCAGGTTACGTGGACTGCATCCCTCAAATGAGGAACAAATTTGCCTTCCGAGAGGCAGTGGGGAAGCTGGAGCTCAGCCTGCAGGAACTGAGGGCCTCGTCTTCAGGAGGTGGAGGGTTGAGCGGCGTGGGGCCCAACACTGTACTGGACAACCTGCACAGCTGTATTAAAGAGATTAGTGACGTAGTACAGAGGTAG
- the abl2 gene encoding tyrosine-protein kinase ABL2 isoform X1, which produces MGQQVGRVGEGTATGLQPPQPHASQPHQGKGNRGSGAGRRPREPGSSTGTPPGRAAAVTVPDPGINIFTQHSEALHRPFGLDSAALTEAVRWSSKENLLGAAESDPNLFVALYDFVASGDNTLSITKGEKLCVLGYNQNGEWSEVRSKNGQGWVPSNYITPVNSLEKHSWYHGPVSRSAAEYLLSSLINGSFLVRESESSPGQLSISLRYEGRVYHYRINTSSDGKVYVTSESRFATLAELVHHHSTVADGLVTTLHYPAPKCNKPTVYGVSPIHDKWEMERTDITMKHKLGGGQYGEVYVGVWKKYNLTVAVKTLKEDTMEVEEFLKEAAVMKEVKHPNLVQLLGVCTLEPPFYIVTEYMPHGNLLDYLRECDKEEVNAVVLLYMATQISSAMEYLEKKNFIHRDLAARNCLVGENHVVKVADFGLSRLMTGDTYLAHAGAKFPIKWTAPESLAYNTFSIKSDVWAFGVLLWEIATYGMSPYPGIDLSQVYDLLEKGYRMEQPEGCPPKVYELMRACWQWSPLDRPSFAEIHQAFETMFHDSSISEEVAEELCKTASSGHGGPLQSFSHDMPQLPSKSRTPHKHTENKENIEGGVDGRTEHATHGHSGWASALLGGDSRSGSSPALPRKQQPRDKSPSSLLDDAQDMGTFTRDRKTGFFSSFIKKKSSSSSSSTSSQLQQNLPTPPKRSSSFREMETQPHKKYEPTADFSAPPPLPQSDSIGGFSASPSHSHGETTQAQSRCCGATFGQKPSGGGLGSQVTSGSSWSGLAGFFTPRLIKKTLGLRTGKTASSEEGGSIVGGPKPFPRSNSTSSMSAGLPDLERMALTLPRNRSAKPPLERTASTTSQPENGGVRPSETLVRRMDEGTAQIRERPKAKLLPRGTAVGVSRAPGVGGELGELDGLSRVREGREETAGGLDRQQSWSSPSKSSSLSASSAAAPTHNHKVPVLISPTLKPSPADVHLVGLDSQGNRFKLLSEHQADRDRPRLVKPKCAPPPPPTLRSLQHSYSGDGEEQVGGAPLEVNRETSKGHRSGRMSGGATTGRPSVPPPQVPPASSSSFSATTNTTPSKMANGAATTPSFSHTAPPASSKVALRRTRQQAERAPLERVSREALLECAECLSSVLHASSESPSSSQVLDAGHQLLDCCSGYVDCIPQMRNKFAFREAVGKLELSLQELRASSSGGGGLSGVGPNTVLDNLHSCIKEISDVVQR; this is translated from the exons aAGCTCTACACCGGCCTTTCGGCCTGGACTCGGCTGCACTCACGGAAGCGGTACGCTGGAGCTCCAAGGAGAACCTGCTGGGGGCGGCTGAGAGCGACCCGAACCTCTTCGTTGCACTTTATGACTTCGTCGCCAGCGGAGACAACACACTCAGCATCACTAAAG GTGAGAAGCTGTGTGTGCTGGGCTACAACCAGAATGGGGAGTGGAGTGAAGTGCGCTCTAAAAACGGCCAGGGTTGGGTGCCCTCCAACTACATCACACCGGTCAACAGTTTAGAAAAGCATAGCTGGTACCATGGGCCCGTGTCTCGCAGCGCTGCAGAGTACCTGCTGTCATCCCTCATCAATGGAAGTTTTCTGGTCCGGGAGAGCGAGAGCAGCCCAGGACAGCTGTCCATATCTCTGCGCTATGAGGGGCGAGTCTACCACTACAGGATCAACACTTCCTCTGATGGAAAG GTGTATGTGACGTCCGAGAGCCGATTTGCCACCCTGGCCGAGCTGGTCCACCACCACTCCACTGTAGCAGATGGCCTCGTCACCACACTTCACTATCCAGCACCCAAATGTAACAAGCCCACAGTGTACGGCGTGTCGCCCATCCATGACAAGTGGGAGATGGAGCGCACCGACATCACCATGAAGCACAAGCTGGGAGGAGGCCAGTATGGGGAGGTCTACGTGGGGGTGTGGAAAAAGTACAACCTTACAGTGGCTGTGAAAACACTCAAG GAGGACACCATGGAAGTTGAAGAGTTCCTGAAAGAGGCAGCAGTTATGAAGGAGGTTAAACATCCAAACCTCGTTCAGCTACTGG GTGTGTGTACATTGGAGCCTCCCTTCTACATTGTAACTGAGTACATGCCACATGGCAACCTACTGGACTACTTGAGAGAGTGTGACAAGGAGGAGGTGAACGCTGTGGTGCTGCTCTACATGGCCACACAGATCTCCTCTGCCATGGAATACTTGGAAAAGAAGAACTTCATACACAG GGACCTCGCAGCAAGGAACTGCCTAGTTGGGGAGAACCATGTTGTGAAGGTTGCAGACTTTGGCCTGAGCAGGTTGATGACTGGTGACACTTACCTTGCCCATGCTGGGGCCAAGTTCCCCATCAAATGGACTGCGCCCGAGAGCCTCGCATACAACACTTTCTCCATCAAGTCTGATGTCTGGG CATTTGGGGTGCTGCTGTGGGAAATTGCTACCTATGGAATGTCTCCATACCCTGGCATTGATCTGTCTCAGGTCTATGACCTCCTGGAAAAAGGCTATCGCATGGAGCAGCCTGAGGGCTGTCCACCCAAAGTCTACGAACTCATGAGAGCAT GCTGGCAGTGGAGCCCATTAGACCGGCCTTCGTTTGCAGAGATCCACCAGGCCTTCGAAACAATGTTCCATGACTCCAGCATCTCTGAAG AGGTAGCAGAGGAGCTGTGTAAGACGGCCTCCTCTGGTCACGGCGGACCGTTGCAGTCTTTCAGTCATGACATGCCCCAGTTGCCTTCCAAATCTCGCACACCCCACaagcacacagaaaacaaggaaaacatcGAGGGTGGAGTGGACGGGCGCACCGAGCACGCCACGCACGGCCACTCAG GCTGGGCTTCTGCACTGCTGGGAGGCGACAGCCGATCAGGCAGCTCACCAGCTCTGCCCAGGAAACAGCAGCCACGAGATAAATCTCCCAGCAGCCTTTTAGACGATGCACAGGATATGGGCACATTTACACGAGACCGCAAGACTGGCTTCTTTAGCTCCTTCATAAAGAAGAaatcttcctcttcatcttcctcaacCTCCTCTCAGCTCCAGCAGAACCTCCCGACACCACCCAAGAGGAGCAGTTCCTTTCGGGAGATGGAAACACAACCTCACAAGAAATATGAGCCCACTGCTGATTTTAGTGCTCCTCCACCTTTGCCCCAGTCGGACAGTATAGGGGGCTTCTCTGCTTCTCCTTCCCACTCTCATGGAGAAACCACCCAGGCTCAGTCACGCTGCTGTGGGGCTACTTTTGGACAGAAACCCTCTGGCGGGGGTCTTGGTTCACAAGTGACAAGTGGCAGCAGTTGGAGTGGGTTGGCGGGTTTTTTCACACCTAGACTCATCAAAAAGACCCTGGGGCTACGGACAGGAAAGACAGCTTCTTCTGAGGAGGGCGGAAGTATTGTTGGAGGGCCTAAACCCTTCCCTAGGTCCAATTCTACCTCCTCTATGTCAGCTGGGCTGCCAGACCTGGAGCGCATGGCTCTGACTTTACCCAGGAACCGCAGTGCTAAACCCCCCCTGGAAAGGACTGCCTCCACAACCTCCCAGCCAGAGAACGGGGGTGTGCGGCCCTCGGAAACTCTGGTGAGGAGGATGGATGAGGGGACAGCACAGATCAGGGAAAGGCCCAAAGCCAAGCTGCTACCCCGGGGCACTGCTGTAGGGGTGAGCAGGGCACCGGGGGTTGGGGGGGAGCTGGGGGAGTTGGACGGTCTGTCCCGGGTCAGGGAGGGTAGAGAGGAAACTGCGGGAGGCCTGGACAGGCAGCAGAGTTGGTCGTCTCCTTCCAAGTCTAGCAGTTTGAGTGCTTCATCCGCTGCAGCACCAACCCACAACCACAAAGTTCCAGTCCTAATCTCACCCACACTGAAGCCCAGCCCAGCTGATGTGCACCTGGTCGGGCTAGACTCTCAGGGGAACCGTTTCAAACTGCTGTCAGAGCACCAAGCAGACCGAGACAGGCCACGACTTGTAAAACCTAAGTGtgctcctcctccccctcccacaCTGCGGAGCCTGCAACACTCCTACAGTGGTGACGGAGAGGAGCAAGTAGGAGGAGCACCCCTAGAAGTGAACAGAGAAACGTCAAAAGGTCACAGGTCAGGGCGAATGTCAGGAGGAGCGACGACGGGCAGACCGTCAGTGCCACCACCACAAGTGCCTCCtgcatcttcctcctctttttctgccACCACCAACACGACTCCCAGCAAAATGGCCAATGGAGCCGCCACTACTCCCTCCTTCTCACACACAGCGCCCCCTGCCAGCTCCAAAGTGGCGCTGCGGAGAACTAGGCAGCAGGCGGAGAGGGCGCCCCTGGAGCGGGTCAGCCGTGAGGCCCTGCTGGAGTGTGCCGAGTGCCTGAGCAGCGTCCTCCACGCCAGCTCCGAAAGCCCTTCCAGCAGCCAGGTGCTGGACGCTGGCCACCAGCTGCTAGACTGCTGCTCAGGTTACGTGGACTGCATCCCTCAAATGAGGAACAAATTTGCCTTCCGAGAGGCAGTGGGGAAGCTGGAGCTCAGCCTGCAGGAACTGAGGGCCTCGTCTTCAGGAGGTGGAGGGTTGAGCGGCGTGGGGCCCAACACTGTACTGGACAACCTGCACAGCTGTATTAAAGAGATTAGTGACGTAGTACAGAGGTAG